CCGGTGCGCTGCGGGTGGTCTTCGACACCGGGACACACCTGAACGTGAAGCCCGATTCTCGATACGAGGCGTGGAGCACCTGCGGTCCCGACGATTTACGCTTCGTCTGCCCGCCGGGCGGTGGGCTTTCGATATGCGTTGCACGCGGGCGACGAGTTCGCGGGTGAGTGCCAGGCGGAGACGATTTTTCGTTCTCGCGTCGCTGCCTACGGCGTAATCACCCATGGCGACCACGGCGGCGTGAAGGTCGCCGGTTTCGCTCGCGTGGATCTCTTGTCCGTTGGCATGAGCCCCATGCCCCTCGGCCGCGCTGTAGCGAGAGCCGAGGAACGTGCCCGGCCGACGCAGTTCGTGTACTTGTGCTTCGACCAGTTCACGCGATAGAAACGTATCAATTCCTTCAACCCTTGATACAAGCCTTGTACCTTCTCCGAGAGAGCGCTCTCACGGTCCGGCGGTGTCGGCCGCCGTCGAAGGATCTCACCCCCCAAATGACCGCTGCACACGCAGCGGAAAGGACGAACCGTATGACGACCAAGCCTCCCGGCAACGGGAGTGTGACGACGTGGCGCCCGCGCCGTCGGCAGATCGGCCGGGCGTTAGCGTTCGGTCTCGTACTCGCGACCGCCGTCATGACGGCCGGAACACCCGCCACCGCCGCATCGCCGACCCTTAGCGCCCCTGATCTCGGGCCGAACGTCACCGTCTTCGATCCGAGCATGCCCGTCAGCTCAATCCAGGCGACTCTCGACGCGAAACACGCCGCTCAGGTCGACAACGAGATGGGCACCACGCGCCACGCGTACCTCTTCAAGCCCGGCACGTACGGCACCGCGGAGCAGCCACTCCAGATCAAGGTCGGCTACTACACCGAGGTCTCCGGCCTGGGTGCCTCGCCCACCGACGTCGTCATCAACGGCAAGGTCGAGGTCTACAACCGCTGCCTGGAGGGCGGCGGGACCGGCAACTGCCTCGCGCTCGTCAACTTCTGGCGCACCCTGTCCAACCTGTCGATCAACATCAACGCGGCCGGCCAGGACGGCTGCCGAGGGTCGGCGAACTTCTGGGCCGTCTCCCAGGCGGTGTCCCTGCGGCGTCTCAACATCAGCAGCGGCACCCTGTCGCTCATGGACTACTGCACCGCCGGCCCGCAGTACGCCAGCGGGGGCTTCATCGCCGACTCCAAGCTGCCGTCCGTCACGAACGGATCGCAGCAGCAGTGGCTGACCCGCAACAGCGAGGTCGCCGGTTGGTCGAACGCCGTGTGGAACCAGGTCTTCTCGGGCGTCGTCGGCGCACCGGCCGAGGCCGGGTTCCCGAGCCCTCCCTACACCACCCTCGATACCACTCCCGTCAGCCGCGAGAAGCCCTACCTGTTCGTCGACGAGCAGGGCAACTACAACGTCCGCGTGCCCGCCGTCCAGAAGGACTCACGCGGCATCACATGGGCCAACGGCATGACCCCGGGTTACACGCTGCCGATCAGCGACTTCTTCATCGCGAAGCCGTCGGATTCGGTGAAGGCCATCAACAGTGCGCTCAAGAGCGGCAAGCACCTGCTGCTCACACCCGGTGTGTACGACATCGAGAAGAGCATCGACATCGAGCGCCCGAACACGGTCGTCCTCGGCATCGGGCACGCCACGCTGACCGCCGTCAACGCCTCGACCCCGATCGAGGTCGACTCCGTCCCCGGCGTGATCGTCGCCGGCGTGACCATCGACGCGGGTCTCAAGAAGTCGCAGGTCCTGCTGAAGGTGGGCAAGAAGGACAAGAGGAGCCACAGCACGGCGGACAACCCGATCACCCTGTCCGACGTGTACTTCCGCGTCGGCGGACCCCACGTCGGCAGGACCAACACCGCGCTCGAGGTCAACAGCGACCACGTGCTCATCGACCACACCTGGGTGTGGCGCGCCGACCACGGTGTCGAAGGCTTCACCGACACCCAGCGGTGGAACACCAACGACGGCCGCAACGGCGCCATCATCAACGGCGACCACGTGACCGCGACCGGCCTGTTCGTCGAGCACTTCCAGCGGCACAACACCATCTGGAACGGCGAGGACGGCACGACGATCCTTTACCAGAACGAGCTGCCGTACGACCCGCCGACCCAGGCCGACTGGATGGACGGCGATGTCGAGGGCTATGCCGGCTACAAGGTAGGCAGGCATGTGAAGAGGCACCTCCTCTACGGCGGTGGGGTCTACGTCTTCAATCAGAACAACCCGCAGATCCACACCGAGAACGGCTTCGAGGTTCCGCAGACCCCGGGCGTCAAGCTGCACCACATCATGACCGTCAACCTCAGTGCCGGGATAATCGACCACGTCGTCAACGGCGTGGGCGACGCAGCCGACATGACGAAGATCGGTGCGCCGGTGTACATCACGGATTACCCGGCCCCGTAGGGCCCGCCCCGGTGGGCCGGAATCTCCGGACCCGGCCCACCGGGGATTTCGACTGGGTCAGCCTGCGAGCTGCTTCTGCAGAGCCTCGGCGTCGTGGAGGGCCGACATGTGCAGAAACTTCCCGTCGCGGATCCTGTAGATGGCGTACTCGACGATCTCGATCGACTTACCGGTGGGAACTGCTCCGAGCCACTCCTTGGCGGGGGTACCGGTATTGATCAGACGGGCGGCGAGGCTGTCGCCGTTGATGGCGAGCTCCTGGGTCTCCCAGTGGAAGTCAGGGACCGCGTCAACGATGCTGTTCAGCTGCGCGACAAGGGCCGCGCGGGAGCTCGGCTCGCTGTGCATGATGATGGACTCGTGGACGAACTCGTCCATGCGGTCGAACTCGTGTGCGTTGAGCGCCTCGATGTAGCGCTCGTAGAACTCGCGCAGGTTGGTGTCGGACATGATGGCCTCTCTGTCGCCCCGGATCGGGGCTGTGGTCGGATAGTGATGACTCACGACGCCCTTCCGCGATCTCGTCGCGGCGGCCATCGCTGAAGGGGGAACCTCGACCCCGCGACTTCTATTCCAATCGGTACATAAGTTGGTGCGTCGCGCCACTGACGCACTCGCGCCGGCGGATCTCGTCACGCCCCGGCAAGCGCAATGAGGAGCGGGACGAGCAACGCGGTCGCGTTGTTGACGCCGTGTAACAGAACGCCCGGCCAGATCGAACCCGACCAGCGGAACAGCAGGGCGGCGAGCACGCCGACGACGAACGCCACCGGCAGGACGGGGTTGACAAGGAGGAAGGATGCCGCGTAAGCGACGCCTCCCGCCAGGATCTCCGGCCACCCTGGTGCCTTCAGCCGGACGCCCGCGGCCGCGGTTTCGCCAAGTGTGTTGACGGTCATGGCCTTTCCACTGTTGTTCCCGCATGGGTTGGCTGAAAGGAGAAACCATGTTGTCGGGACACGGTCAACA
This region of Streptosporangium sp. NBC_01495 genomic DNA includes:
- a CDS encoding adenylyl cyclase, which gives rise to MPVSSIQATLDAKHAAQVDNEMGTTRHAYLFKPGTYGTAEQPLQIKVGYYTEVSGLGASPTDVVINGKVEVYNRCLEGGGTGNCLALVNFWRTLSNLSININAAGQDGCRGSANFWAVSQAVSLRRLNISSGTLSLMDYCTAGPQYASGGFIADSKLPSVTNGSQQQWLTRNSEVAGWSNAVWNQVFSGVVGAPAEAGFPSPPYTTLDTTPVSREKPYLFVDEQGNYNVRVPAVQKDSRGITWANGMTPGYTLPISDFFIAKPSDSVKAINSALKSGKHLLLTPGVYDIEKSIDIERPNTVVLGIGHATLTAVNASTPIEVDSVPGVIVAGVTIDAGLKKSQVLLKVGKKDKRSHSTADNPITLSDVYFRVGGPHVGRTNTALEVNSDHVLIDHTWVWRADHGVEGFTDTQRWNTNDGRNGAIINGDHVTATGLFVEHFQRHNTIWNGEDGTTILYQNELPYDPPTQADWMDGDVEGYAGYKVGRHVKRHLLYGGGVYVFNQNNPQIHTENGFEVPQTPGVKLHHIMTVNLSAGIIDHVVNGVGDAADMTKIGAPVYITDYPAP
- a CDS encoding ester cyclase, which translates into the protein MSDTNLREFYERYIEALNAHEFDRMDEFVHESIIMHSEPSSRAALVAQLNSIVDAVPDFHWETQELAINGDSLAARLINTGTPAKEWLGAVPTGKSIEIVEYAIYRIRDGKFLHMSALHDAEALQKQLAG
- a CDS encoding CPBP family glutamic-type intramembrane protease, whose product is MTVNTLGETAAAGVRLKAPGWPEILAGGVAYAASFLLVNPVLPVAFVVGVLAALLFRWSGSIWPGVLLHGVNNATALLVPLLIALAGA